From Candidatus Nomurabacteria bacterium, one genomic window encodes:
- a CDS encoding aminoglycoside phosphotransferase family protein, with protein sequence MQNIPEVVSQGFYEDGISKVEALSGGIVNLSLLVTDKLGQRSVLQRLSPIFDERVVGDTAVVTNYLKQRGWEVPVPLLAYGSQCVVQDESDNLWRSSSYISCDRSTPKGEPEVAIALASLLGKFHADLAELDSTPSFHIPNFHDIDYHIGRLSLTVENPEIDWHTRELAEWAIRASNELGRVEGEAQVIHGDPKTQNALYRAGQPFTFIDFDTLMIGSPMVDLGDLLRSLIGSRRSDSKPMSNAEIIEVITAYFISAGRPIDIEKALKAARIISLELCARFINDIVDDIYFEWDSTRFKSRAEHNAHRARKQLKTYKSISKLAGEV encoded by the coding sequence ATGCAAAATATACCAGAAGTAGTATCACAAGGTTTTTACGAAGACGGAATTTCTAAGGTCGAAGCGCTTTCGGGCGGAATAGTTAATTTATCGCTACTGGTGACAGATAAGCTCGGACAAAGAAGCGTTCTACAGCGGCTTAGCCCAATATTTGATGAGCGGGTTGTCGGCGACACAGCAGTGGTTACGAATTATCTGAAACAGCGTGGTTGGGAGGTGCCGGTACCTTTACTGGCTTATGGCTCACAGTGCGTTGTGCAAGACGAAAGCGATAACTTATGGCGAAGTTCTAGTTACATTAGTTGTGATCGTTCAACTCCCAAGGGTGAGCCAGAGGTGGCGATTGCTTTGGCTAGTCTTTTAGGCAAATTTCACGCCGATCTGGCTGAGTTAGACTCTACGCCCTCTTTCCATATTCCGAATTTTCATGATATCGACTACCACATCGGGCGATTATCGCTTACAGTCGAGAATCCAGAGATTGACTGGCACACACGCGAACTGGCCGAATGGGCAATTAGGGCTAGTAACGAGCTGGGTCGAGTCGAAGGCGAAGCTCAAGTGATTCATGGCGATCCCAAAACTCAAAACGCATTATATCGAGCTGGCCAGCCATTCACATTTATCGACTTTGATACATTGATGATTGGGTCGCCAATGGTTGATCTGGGAGATTTGCTGCGCTCATTGATTGGAAGTCGTCGAAGCGACTCTAAACCTATGAGCAACGCAGAAATAATCGAGGTCATTACGGCATACTTTATATCGGCTGGCCGCCCAATCGACATCGAAAAGGCCTTGAAAGCAGCCAGGATTATTAGCTTAGAGCTGTGTGCACGTTTTATTAACGATATTGTCGATGATATATATTTTGAGTGGGACAGCACCAGATTTAAGTCGCGCGCTGAGCACAACGCCCACCGAGCTAGGAAGCAGCTAAAAACCTACAAATCCATAAGCAAACTTGCTGGCGAGGTTTGA
- a CDS encoding ArsR family transcriptional regulator, with the protein MKNILDLSDINLSRRDTSVYEGLLAAGPSSIRQIAELTKINRGSVYESIKLLEKEGLISFTQKGKQKRYFAEEPEKIIEIIQHKRNELNGLAKDTIALLPKLKQRTSKIVASNVRFYEGADGLAVILRDVLTTVEKLSNKNYQVISSKPMREYLYKKFPSFTKQRIEKGIHVDVIAVGEGGDTPVIANRKWLPAKASSPSSYTIIYGSKVAIIGLTATKHSYGTITEDEGVANMQRLLFENLWQVL; encoded by the coding sequence ATGAAAAATATTTTAGATTTAAGCGATATAAACTTAAGCCGGCGAGACACAAGTGTCTACGAAGGATTACTTGCGGCAGGACCAAGCTCGATTCGACAAATCGCCGAACTCACCAAGATTAACCGAGGTTCGGTCTACGAATCAATCAAGCTTCTCGAGAAAGAAGGTCTGATAAGTTTTACCCAGAAAGGCAAACAAAAGCGTTACTTTGCCGAAGAGCCAGAAAAAATTATCGAGATCATCCAACATAAACGTAACGAACTAAACGGGCTAGCCAAAGATACCATAGCTCTACTGCCAAAACTAAAGCAACGCACAAGTAAAATTGTCGCCAGTAATGTCCGTTTTTACGAAGGTGCCGATGGATTAGCAGTAATCCTGCGCGATGTGCTTACAACCGTCGAAAAGTTATCCAATAAAAACTACCAAGTAATATCTTCTAAGCCGATGCGCGAATATCTATATAAAAAGTTTCCTAGTTTTACCAAGCAGCGAATCGAAAAGGGTATCCATGTAGACGTAATTGCGGTTGGCGAAGGTGGCGATACCCCAGTTATCGCCAACCGAAAGTGGTTACCAGCAAAAGCTTCGAGCCCAAGCAGTTACACGATTATTTATGGCTCAAAGGTAGCAATAATTGGCCTAACCGCAACTAAACACAGTTACGGTACTATTACCGAAGACGAGGGAGTCGCCAATATGCAACGATTATTATTCGAAAACCTTTGGCAAGTTCTATAG
- a CDS encoding DEAD/DEAH box helicase: MSKKIVYSSRRNSARGRNNRSNGYRQPQQRSRQPKKAYIHPSKFIAKAKPQAHLEYNPKHNFADLPIKELVKQNLEAMGFIKPSIIQDQTIPAALQGKDVIGIADTGTGKTAAFAVPMLERLLSNKMSKAIILAPTRELAQQIEHECYKISKGSNLKSAVLIGGASMGLQLRQLKQNPRIIIGTPGRTKDHLERGTLDLSDFDITVLDEVDRMLDMGFVHDISQILKLTSPNRQSFYFSATLDERVRSIIESFSKDPVYVSVKSGDTSSNVEQDIVSYSSDMEKLEKLHNLLLLESVTKTVVFDDTKRSVDRLSRALEERGIASSAIHGGKTQSQRQRILRSFKNNEITVLVATDVAARGLDVADVSHVINYSTPQSYEDYVHRIGRTGRANKIGYALTFIEA; this comes from the coding sequence ATGTCTAAAAAAATTGTTTATAGTTCAAGGCGCAATAGCGCGCGTGGCCGAAATAATCGGTCTAACGGCTATCGCCAGCCTCAACAACGAAGCCGACAACCTAAGAAGGCTTACATTCACCCATCCAAATTTATTGCCAAAGCCAAACCTCAGGCACATTTAGAGTACAACCCAAAGCATAACTTTGCCGACTTACCTATCAAGGAGCTTGTTAAGCAGAATCTTGAGGCTATGGGCTTTATCAAACCTAGCATTATTCAAGATCAGACTATTCCGGCCGCCTTGCAAGGTAAAGACGTAATCGGCATTGCCGACACCGGTACTGGTAAAACAGCTGCCTTTGCTGTGCCAATGCTCGAACGTTTACTTTCTAATAAAATGAGTAAAGCGATCATTTTGGCTCCTACTAGAGAGCTAGCCCAGCAGATTGAACACGAGTGCTACAAGATATCAAAGGGTAGTAATCTTAAATCTGCAGTTTTGATAGGTGGAGCATCGATGGGACTGCAACTTCGCCAGCTCAAACAAAACCCAAGAATTATTATTGGTACACCAGGCAGAACCAAGGATCACCTCGAACGCGGTACTCTAGATTTGTCTGACTTCGATATTACTGTTCTCGACGAGGTCGACCGTATGTTAGATATGGGTTTTGTGCACGATATCAGCCAGATCCTGAAGTTAACCAGCCCAAATCGGCAGAGTTTTTACTTCTCGGCAACTCTAGACGAGCGGGTGCGTTCGATTATTGAGAGTTTCTCGAAAGATCCAGTTTATGTATCTGTAAAATCAGGCGATACTAGCAGTAATGTCGAGCAAGACATTGTCAGCTATAGCTCTGACATGGAAAAGCTGGAGAAGTTGCACAACCTACTCTTACTAGAATCTGTAACTAAAACCGTCGTATTCGACGATACTAAACGGAGTGTCGATAGACTGTCTAGAGCACTAGAAGAACGCGGGATTGCTTCGAGTGCGATTCATGGTGGCAAGACCCAGTCTCAGCGCCAGCGGATCTTAAGAAGCTTTAAAAACAACGAAATCACCGTTCTGGTTGCGACCGATGTAGCTGCCCGTGGCTTAGACGTAGCCGACGTCTCGCACGTGATTAACTATTCAACCCCGCAGAGCTACGAAGACTACGTTCATCGGATTGGTCGTACCGGCCGAGCCAATAAAATTGGCTACGCACTGACTTTTATCGAAGCCTAG